CAGACTTTCCAGAGCTTTTTCAGCCTCAAGATAAACTTTAGGTGTTATGCTCTTTACCTGCCTTAGAAGACCTTTTTCCATTAAGAAACGGGATATGTGTCTGTCTATTATTGCAAGGTCCTTAAAGCCAATGTTCCTCAGAAAGTGGGAAGCTTCCTTGTAACCGAAGCCTTTTATTTTGTAGGGTGACTTTGGATCCGCGAGCAACTCCCTAATAACCTTGGAATTCTTTTCCTTCTCTATCAGGGACTTTACTTTTGGAAACTTTTCCCGTGCCTCCACGATTCTCTCTGCCCTTTGTCCTGCGTACCTGTGCCCGAACTTCCTGAACACTTCTTCAAGCTCTTCCTTCGTCTTGTTTAAAAAACCTTCCTCTCCTAAATGTGCCTGTATCTTTATACCGAGCGTGGCGGACGAGTTTGCGGTAAGGATACAGAAGGAGAGTTCCGAAAAGAGTCCGGCATCGTAATCTATGTCGAGAAAGGGTCTAAAATCGAAGTGTGTCCATCCTTCCCTTCCCAGTCTTTCAAACTCTTCCATCCTCTGGTTTACGTACTTTTGAACCTCGGGTATTATCCTTTTTACTTCCTGAATCGCGTC
The genomic region above belongs to Aquifex aeolicus VF5 and contains:
- a CDS encoding N-glycosylase/DNA lyase, translating into MDAIQEVKRIIPEVQKYVNQRMEEFERLGREGWTHFDFRPFLDIDYDAGLFSELSFCILTANSSATLGIKIQAHLGEEGFLNKTKEELEEVFRKFGHRYAGQRAERIVEAREKFPKVKSLIEKEKNSKVIRELLADPKSPYKIKGFGYKEASHFLRNIGFKDLAIIDRHISRFLMEKGLLRQVKSITPKVYLEAEKALESLAKELGLSLGELDLYIFYIKTKKVLK